One window of the Granulicella arctica genome contains the following:
- the rplE gene encoding 50S ribosomal protein L5: MAARLNDKYHSEIKQSIAKELGITNAMAVPKIEKIVINMGLGEATQNVKIMDPLVADLASIAGQKPVVTKAKKSIAAFKLREGMPIGAMVTLRGDTMYEFLDRLISIALPRVRDFRGVSTKSFDGRGNYTLGLRDQLIFAEIDYAKVDKLKGMNVTIVTTAKDDNGARTLLKAFGMPFRVGA, from the coding sequence ATGGCAGCACGTTTGAATGACAAGTATCACAGCGAGATCAAACAGTCTATTGCGAAGGAACTAGGCATCACCAATGCCATGGCCGTTCCAAAGATCGAAAAGATCGTCATTAATATGGGTCTCGGTGAAGCTACCCAGAACGTCAAGATCATGGATCCGCTCGTCGCTGACCTGGCGTCAATCGCCGGCCAAAAGCCTGTCGTGACCAAGGCTAAGAAGTCGATCGCGGCCTTCAAGCTCCGCGAAGGTATGCCGATCGGCGCGATGGTCACTCTACGTGGCGATACGATGTATGAGTTTCTCGATCGTCTCATCTCGATTGCTCTTCCCCGTGTTCGCGACTTCCGCGGCGTATCGACGAAGAGCTTTGACGGACGTGGTAACTACACCTTGGGCCTGCGGGATCAACTTATCTTTGCTGAAATCGACTATGCAAAGGTCGACAAACTCAAGGGTATGAATGTCACAATCGTTACCACCGCGAAGGATGACAATGGAGCTCGCACTCTGCTTAAGGCGTTCGGAATGCCCTTCCGCGTCGGCGCCTAA
- the rpsC gene encoding 30S ribosomal protein S3: MGQKVHPYGFRLGINKPWKSRWFVERGYDKLLVEDVKLKAELREKLKAAGVSSVEVERPGNKLRLIIRTARPGIIIGRKGAEIDKLKADIQKRTSREVFIDILEVNKPELDAQLVSENIALQLEKRVSFRRAMRKSVDSALRFGCKGIKVRVSGRLNGNEIARSEWYLQGRLPLHTLRADIDYGFSEAHTTYGIIGVKTWVYRGDIYEQKKRRDQGVTTTGAFAS; this comes from the coding sequence ATGGGACAGAAAGTCCATCCGTACGGATTTCGCCTTGGCATCAACAAGCCGTGGAAGTCGCGCTGGTTTGTAGAGCGTGGCTACGACAAGCTGCTGGTCGAGGATGTCAAGCTCAAGGCCGAGCTCCGTGAGAAGCTCAAGGCCGCCGGTGTCAGCTCGGTAGAAGTCGAGCGCCCAGGTAACAAGCTTCGCCTCATCATCCGCACTGCGCGTCCCGGCATCATCATCGGTCGCAAGGGCGCAGAGATCGATAAGCTGAAAGCGGACATCCAGAAGCGCACCAGCCGCGAGGTTTTCATCGACATTCTCGAGGTTAACAAGCCTGAGCTCGACGCTCAACTTGTCTCTGAGAACATCGCCCTGCAGCTGGAGAAACGCGTCAGCTTTCGTCGCGCGATGCGGAAGTCGGTTGACTCTGCTCTTCGCTTCGGTTGCAAGGGAATCAAGGTTCGCGTGTCCGGTCGTCTCAACGGAAACGAGATCGCCCGCTCCGAGTGGTATCTCCAAGGTCGGCTGCCACTGCACACCTTGCGTGCTGATATCGATTACGGCTTCTCCGAGGCGCACACCACCTACGGGATCATCGGCGTCAAGACCTGGGTCTATCGTGGTGACATCTACGAGCAGAAGAAGCGTCGCGATCAGGGTGTTACCACTACCGGTGCGTTCGCGTCCTAA
- the rpsQ gene encoding 30S ribosomal protein S17 yields the protein MSELNPTAASTTSAEPQAAARRNEKVGLVVSTKMQKTIVVEIEMRKAHPKYKRVMKSNKKFYAHDEQNSARVGDVVRIREARPLSKLKRWSLEEIVRRSSLSSLSDVRVPVVAEAK from the coding sequence ATGTCTGAATTGAATCCAACCGCTGCCTCCACAACCTCTGCTGAGCCCCAGGCTGCAGCACGGCGTAACGAAAAGGTCGGCCTCGTCGTCTCCACGAAGATGCAGAAGACGATCGTCGTCGAAATCGAAATGCGCAAGGCGCACCCGAAGTACAAGCGTGTGATGAAGTCGAACAAGAAGTTCTACGCTCACGACGAGCAGAACTCCGCGCGGGTCGGCGATGTTGTCCGCATACGTGAGGCTCGCCCGCTTTCGAAGCTCAAGCGCTGGTCTCTCGAAGAGATTGTTCGTCGCTCTTCTCTGTCGTCGCTCTCTGATGTAAGAGTTCCAGTTGTTGCTGAAGCTAAATAG
- the rplX gene encoding 50S ribosomal protein L24, giving the protein MPVRKVEKVKTKIKIKRNDVVAVIAGKDKGKTGRVLRVIAEKERLLVEGIMMIKKHVKPNPQKNIQGGIAEQEATIHISNVMLLNSEGNKTRIGSRIEGEKKVRFSKASGTTIVEKKK; this is encoded by the coding sequence ATGCCCGTGCGCAAAGTTGAAAAAGTAAAAACGAAGATCAAGATCAAGCGTAACGACGTAGTTGCTGTCATTGCCGGCAAGGACAAAGGTAAGACGGGTCGCGTCCTTCGCGTCATCGCCGAAAAAGAGCGTCTTCTTGTTGAGGGCATTATGATGATTAAGAAGCACGTCAAACCCAATCCTCAGAAGAACATTCAGGGCGGCATCGCTGAGCAGGAAGCTACGATCCACATCTCGAATGTAATGCTGCTCAACAGTGAAGGCAACAAGACGCGCATCGGTTCCCGCATCGAAGGCGAGAAGAAGGTTCGTTTCTCCAAGGCCTCTGGCACGACGATCGTAGAAAAGAAGAAGTAG
- the rplB gene encoding 50S ribosomal protein L2, which yields MPIKSFRPITPSLRFATKLVNSDLTTDKPHKPLLSVKPRTGGRNNAGGMTIRHQGGGHKQKLRLIDFKRDKYGIPGTIATIEYDPNRSSRIALVHYADGEKRYIIQPIGLKVGQSIMSGPEADILVGNALPLKNIPIGTIVHNIELRPGKGAQMARSAGAQVNLIAKENDYALLKLPSGETRKVLVECMATIGQVGNTDHENVTIGKAGRNRWKGIRPANRGVSMNPVDHPHGGGEGKTSGGRHPVTPWGQPTRGYKTRNNKRTDVFIVSRRSK from the coding sequence ATGCCGATTAAATCATTTCGACCGATTACCCCGAGCCTCCGCTTCGCCACAAAGCTGGTCAACAGCGACCTGACGACGGACAAGCCCCACAAGCCGCTTCTCTCCGTCAAGCCTCGCACCGGCGGCCGTAATAACGCTGGCGGCATGACGATTCGCCACCAGGGCGGCGGTCACAAGCAGAAGCTTCGTCTCATTGACTTCAAGCGTGACAAGTACGGTATCCCGGGCACGATCGCCACGATTGAATATGACCCGAACCGCAGCTCGCGCATCGCGCTGGTCCATTACGCAGACGGCGAGAAGCGTTACATTATTCAGCCGATTGGCCTCAAGGTCGGTCAGTCGATTATGAGCGGCCCGGAAGCGGATATTCTTGTCGGCAATGCATTGCCGCTCAAGAACATCCCGATTGGAACGATTGTTCACAACATTGAACTTCGTCCTGGCAAGGGTGCGCAGATGGCACGCTCCGCTGGTGCTCAGGTCAATCTGATTGCGAAGGAGAATGATTACGCTCTCCTCAAGTTGCCCTCTGGCGAGACCCGCAAGGTTCTTGTGGAGTGCATGGCGACGATCGGCCAGGTTGGCAATACCGATCATGAGAATGTCACCATCGGCAAGGCCGGACGCAACCGTTGGAAGGGTATTCGTCCTGCCAACCGCGGCGTCTCGATGAACCCTGTCGATCACCCACACGGTGGTGGTGAAGGTAAGACTTCGGGCGGACGTCACCCAGTGACTCCATGGGGCCAGCCGACTCGTGGATACAAGACCCGCAACAATAAGCGAACGGATGTATTCATTGTTAGCCGTCGGAGCAAGTAG
- the rplV gene encoding 50S ribosomal protein L22, protein MSKIVVEKVREFRAEAKFQRTSPQKAKLVLDMIKGLRVEQAINTIHFSTKKMAPIIEKVLRSAIQNATYVSQEQGLDVDVDNLYVRTAIANEGPRMKRIRPAPMGRAFRYQRRMAHIIVTVAEKKAVDSTPKAETTTAKKLPAKKAATKKAAK, encoded by the coding sequence ATGTCGAAGATCGTCGTAGAAAAAGTTCGAGAGTTCCGCGCGGAAGCCAAGTTTCAGCGCACCAGCCCGCAAAAGGCGAAGCTTGTCCTTGATATGATCAAGGGCCTTCGTGTCGAGCAGGCGATCAACACCATCCACTTCAGCACCAAGAAGATGGCGCCAATTATCGAGAAGGTCCTGCGCTCGGCTATTCAGAACGCAACCTACGTATCCCAGGAGCAGGGTCTCGATGTTGATGTAGATAATCTCTATGTCCGCACCGCAATCGCGAACGAGGGTCCGCGCATGAAACGGATCCGGCCTGCCCCAATGGGACGTGCCTTCCGATATCAGCGCCGCATGGCTCACATCATCGTGACAGTAGCTGAAAAGAAAGCGGTTGATTCAACCCCAAAGGCTGAGACTACCACTGCCAAGAAGCTGCCCGCAAAAAAGGCTGCAACCAAGAAGGCTGCGAAGTAA
- the rplP gene encoding 50S ribosomal protein L16, with product MLMPKKVKYRKQQRGRMCGKAWRGSDLSFGDFGLKVVECGYITDRQIEASRIAMTRFIKRGGKVWLRIFPDKPITKKPAETRMGKGKGAPDHWVAVVRPGKILFEMEGVTPELAREAMRLAAHKLPLKTIFVQRHDVKVAVATK from the coding sequence ATGTTGATGCCAAAGAAGGTCAAGTATCGCAAGCAGCAGCGCGGCCGCATGTGCGGCAAGGCGTGGCGTGGCTCCGATCTCTCGTTCGGCGACTTCGGCCTCAAGGTCGTTGAGTGCGGTTACATCACCGACCGCCAGATTGAAGCTAGCCGTATCGCCATGACACGCTTCATCAAGCGTGGCGGCAAAGTATGGCTCCGAATCTTTCCGGACAAGCCGATCACCAAGAAGCCTGCCGAAACCCGTATGGGCAAAGGTAAGGGTGCTCCGGATCATTGGGTAGCTGTAGTTCGCCCAGGTAAGATCCTGTTCGAGATGGAAGGCGTTACTCCCGAGCTCGCTCGCGAGGCCATGCGTCTCGCTGCTCACAAGTTGCCGCTCAAAACGATCTTTGTTCAGCGTCACGATGTGAAGGTTGCTGTCGCAACCAAGTAA
- the rpsS gene encoding 30S ribosomal protein S19, with product MARSAKKGPFIDGHLMKKIDVMNQAGDKKVLRTWSRRSTIHPDFVGHTIAVHNGRKFIPVYVTENMVGHKLGEFSATRTFKGHSARASESSAKPK from the coding sequence ATGGCACGTTCAGCAAAAAAAGGCCCCTTCATCGACGGCCACCTCATGAAGAAGATCGACGTTATGAACCAAGCCGGCGACAAGAAGGTTCTGCGTACCTGGTCGCGTCGTTCGACAATTCACCCCGACTTCGTCGGTCACACGATCGCAGTTCACAATGGCCGAAAGTTTATCCCCGTCTACGTCACTGAAAACATGGTCGGCCACAAGCTAGGTGAGTTCTCCGCAACCCGGACCTTCAAGGGTCACTCGGCACGCGCATCCGAATCGTCCGCGAAGCCCAAGTAG
- a CDS encoding type Z 30S ribosomal protein S14 encodes MATTAKRVKDARKPKFKSRQHNRCQICGRPRAFLRKFGVCRLCFRGLALKGEIPGVVKSSW; translated from the coding sequence ATGGCAACTACTGCAAAGCGCGTCAAAGACGCAAGGAAGCCGAAGTTCAAGTCCCGCCAGCACAACCGCTGCCAGATCTGCGGCCGTCCTCGCGCGTTCCTCCGCAAGTTTGGCGTTTGCCGCCTCTGCTTCCGCGGTCTTGCTCTCAAGGGCGAAATTCCGGGCGTAGTCAAATCAAGCTGGTAA
- the rplN gene encoding 50S ribosomal protein L14, whose translation MSVQMRTMLDVADNSGARKLQVILPLGGGLGKKAGLGDVVTAAVKEASPDGTIKKGKVVKAVIVRTHKEYRRRDGTYIRFDQNAAVVINDANEPVGTRVFGPVARELREKKFLKIVSLAPEVI comes from the coding sequence ATGTCAGTCCAAATGAGAACGATGCTCGATGTAGCCGACAACTCCGGCGCCCGCAAGTTGCAGGTAATTCTGCCGCTTGGTGGCGGCCTGGGCAAGAAGGCTGGCCTCGGTGACGTCGTCACGGCAGCCGTCAAGGAAGCCTCCCCCGACGGCACCATCAAAAAGGGTAAGGTCGTCAAGGCGGTCATCGTTCGTACGCACAAGGAGTACCGCCGTCGTGACGGCACGTACATTCGCTTCGACCAGAACGCTGCTGTTGTCATCAATGATGCCAACGAGCCAGTCGGCACCCGCGTCTTTGGGCCTGTGGCCCGCGAACTTCGCGAGAAGAAGTTTCTCAAGATCGTCTCGCTCGCACCTGAAGTAATCTAA
- the rpsH gene encoding 30S ribosomal protein S8, with the protein MNLTDPVADFLTRIRNSIRARHQKLDAPASKLKSEIARILKEEGYIANYKPTEENGMKVIRVYLKYGPNNEPVIRDLKRISRPGCRVYLGRDEIRRVQGGLGISIMTTPKGVMTGRQARREGVGGEILAEVW; encoded by the coding sequence ATGAACCTCACAGATCCAGTAGCAGACTTCCTGACCCGTATCCGTAACTCCATCCGTGCCCGCCATCAGAAGCTGGACGCACCTGCCTCCAAGCTAAAGTCTGAGATTGCCCGCATCCTTAAAGAGGAAGGCTACATCGCGAACTACAAGCCGACTGAAGAGAACGGGATGAAGGTTATTCGCGTTTATTTGAAGTATGGCCCAAACAATGAGCCGGTTATCCGCGATCTCAAGCGCATCTCGCGCCCTGGCTGCCGCGTATACCTCGGTCGTGATGAAATTCGTCGTGTTCAGGGTGGTCTCGGTATCTCCATCATGACCACCCCTAAGGGAGTCATGACTGGTCGTCAGGCACGTCGCGAAGGTGTTGGCGGCGAGATCCTTGCAGAAGTCTGGTAA
- the rpmC gene encoding 50S ribosomal protein L29 → MEFEKIRSLSDDELKTEQAKAGEQLFRIRFQKSLGNTEGIKKLRTLKLDIARIQTVARQRVLAAELAAAPKKVNVAPAPSQRNARKKAKKA, encoded by the coding sequence ATGGAATTCGAAAAGATTCGCAGTCTCAGTGACGATGAGCTAAAGACGGAGCAGGCAAAGGCCGGCGAGCAGTTGTTCCGCATTCGCTTTCAGAAGAGCCTTGGCAACACCGAAGGCATTAAAAAGCTGCGCACGCTCAAACTTGATATCGCACGCATCCAGACGGTCGCCCGTCAGCGCGTTCTTGCCGCAGAATTGGCAGCAGCGCCGAAGAAGGTGAACGTCGCCCCGGCACCAAGCCAGCGTAACGCTCGCAAGAAAGCGAAAAAGGCCTAA